The genome window TGAGCATAATCGGTAATGCCAATGGTGGCGACATTGCCCTCCACACGCACCCACTCGTCGGTTTTAGAATATCGTAAATCACCCGGAATGTGCATATTCCACCTCCATGCTTTTATACGTGATTGACGAACCTTCTGGACACGATGCGCGCAGGTACGGTTCTGCCACGCATGTCTACCTGCACCTCGTTGCCCATCCTGGAGTGTTCGCTGCTCACAAACGCCATGGCGATGCTTTTCTCCAGCGTAGGTGAGAAGGTTCCACTGGTTATTTCGCCAACGGTTTGCCCGTTTACCTGCACGGGATACCCCTGTCGCGCCACCATGCGCCCTTCTACTTCCAGTCCTACCAGCTTGCGGGCAGCGCCCTGCTCCCGAACGCGGCGGATAACCTCTGCCCCGATAAACTGTTTACTTTTGCTGACCACCCAGCCCAGCCCCGCCTCGATGGGGTTGATGTGTTCGTTCAGCTCGTGACCGTATAGAGGGTATCCTGCCTCGATGCGCAGCACGTCCCTCGCGCCCAGTCCACAGGGCACGACCCCCGCTTCGTACAGGGCGTTCCACAGCGGTTCCGCCGCCGAGGCGTCGAGAATCAGCTCCACGCCGTCCTCGCCTGTATAACCGGTGCGCGCCACAAGCACCTCGTTCCCGCGCCAGTGAACGGTGGCAACGTGGAAGCGAGGCAGTGGTGTCAGGTCGTGCGCGAGCAGATGACCAACTAGTTCCAACGCCTTCGGGCCCTGTACGGCGATCATGGCGGTTTGTGTGGTAGCGTCCTCCAGCGATACCGACGAGGGGAAGTGTTGCAGCATCCACGCCCGGTCCTTATCCGCATTGGCGGCGTTGACAACGACCAGAAAGTGGTTGGCGGCGAGGCGGTAGACGATGATGTCGTCGAGAACGCCACCCTGCGGGTTGGTGAGGAGCGAGTACTGTGCCGCGCCGTCGCTCAAGGCGGAAACGTCGTTCGTGGTCAGCGTATCCAGCGCAGGGATGACATCATCTCCCCACAAGTGGAATCTGCCCATGTGGCTGATGTCGAACATACCCACGTTTTCACGC of Armatimonadota bacterium contains these proteins:
- the gcvT gene encoding aminomethyltransferase, with protein sequence MATQESELRRTPLAEVHPRMGARMVEFAGWWMPVQYSGIMQEARAVRENVGMFDISHMGRFHLWGDDVIPALDTLTTNDVSALSDGAAQYSLLTNPQGGVLDDIIVYRLAANHFLVVVNAANADKDRAWMLQHFPSSVSLEDATTQTAMIAVQGPKALELVGHLLAHDLTPLPRFHVATVHWRGNEVLVARTGYTGEDGVELILDASAAEPLWNALYEAGVVPCGLGARDVLRIEAGYPLYGHELNEHINPIEAGLGWVVSKSKQFIGAEVIRRVREQGAARKLVGLEVEGRMVARQGYPVQVNGQTVGEITSGTFSPTLEKSIAMAFVSSEHSRMGNEVQVDMRGRTVPARIVSRRFVNHV